A stretch of the Ochrobactrum sp. BTU1 genome encodes the following:
- a CDS encoding cold-shock protein: MAQTGQVKFFNSEKGFGFIKPDDGGADIFVHISAVQASGLAGLADNQKVSYETEPDRRGKGPKAVNITVTE; the protein is encoded by the coding sequence ATGGCACAGACCGGACAGGTCAAATTCTTCAACTCCGAAAAAGGTTTCGGATTCATCAAGCCAGATGATGGCGGCGCAGACATTTTCGTGCACATCTCCGCTGTTCAGGCGTCGGGTTTGGCCGGACTTGCTGACAATCAGAAGGTTTCCTACGAGACGGAACCGGATCGTCGTGGCAAAGGCCCTAAGGCTGTAAACATTACCGTTACTGAGTAA
- a CDS encoding branched-chain amino acid aminotransferase, with product MAAISFDQREGFIWQDGEFVAWKDAKVHVLTHGLHYASAVFEGERAYGGEIFKLTEHTERLHESARILGFEIPYSVDEINDACRELLKKQGSEDAYVRPIAWRGSESLGVSAQNNRIHLAIAIWQWPSYFSPEEKMKGIRLDIAEYCRPDPRTAPSRSKAAGLYMICTISKHAAEAKGYADALMLDWRGQVAEATGANVFFVKDGALHTPKPDCFLDGITRRTIIDLAKRRGLEVIERVIMPEEMETFSECFLCGTAAEVTPVSEIGKYHFKPGEITNLLMNDYTAEVQPKRIAAE from the coding sequence ATGGCTGCGATTTCATTCGATCAACGGGAAGGGTTTATCTGGCAGGACGGCGAGTTCGTCGCCTGGAAGGATGCAAAGGTTCATGTGCTGACCCATGGTCTGCACTATGCGAGTGCAGTGTTTGAAGGCGAACGCGCTTATGGCGGCGAAATCTTCAAGCTGACGGAGCATACCGAGCGTCTGCATGAATCGGCGCGAATTCTTGGTTTCGAGATTCCCTACAGCGTGGATGAAATCAACGATGCCTGCCGCGAGCTGCTGAAAAAGCAGGGCTCAGAAGATGCCTATGTGCGTCCGATTGCATGGCGCGGCTCGGAGTCGCTCGGTGTTTCCGCACAGAACAATCGCATTCATCTGGCAATCGCGATCTGGCAGTGGCCAAGCTATTTCTCGCCAGAAGAGAAAATGAAGGGTATTCGCCTCGATATTGCTGAATATTGCCGCCCAGACCCACGTACTGCACCTTCGCGCTCGAAGGCTGCCGGTCTTTATATGATCTGCACCATTTCCAAGCACGCGGCAGAAGCCAAGGGTTATGCCGACGCGTTGATGCTGGATTGGCGTGGTCAGGTTGCTGAAGCCACGGGTGCCAATGTCTTCTTCGTGAAGGATGGTGCTTTGCATACGCCAAAGCCTGATTGCTTCCTCGACGGTATTACGCGCCGCACGATCATTGATCTCGCCAAGCGCCGTGGTCTGGAAGTTATCGAGCGCGTTATCATGCCAGAAGAAATGGAAACATTCAGCGAATGCTTCCTGTGCGGCACGGCTGCCGAAGTGACGCCGGTTTCTGAAATCGGCAAGTACCATTTCAAGCCAGGCGAAATTACGAATTTGCTGATGAATGACTATACAGCCGAAGTTCAGCCCAAGCGAATAGCTGCTGAGTAA
- a CDS encoding lytic transglycosylase domain-containing protein — MKRSHLAIATVAVFQLLCWPEAINSAFAENGSEAEIYGPPMPPKKAEPTVARICELIEASAENRGIPKDFFARLIWKESRFDHRAVSPVGAQGIAQFMPYTAKERGLADPFDIEQAIPASASFLSELKGAFGNWGLAAAAYNAGPTRVSNWMRSGGFLPLETEDYVLDLTGAPADNFASGNEITNRPLDAKLTFTEACKRLPIVRTATIPMSQIKPKPWGIQVAGNFRRSVAVNQWSRLRKQFSSVLAGHNPVISRVRTPMARRGIYAVRIGADSRSEADNICSKLRAVGGACIVLRNR, encoded by the coding sequence ATGAAGCGTTCGCATCTGGCTATAGCAACTGTCGCAGTTTTCCAGCTTCTTTGCTGGCCAGAAGCTATCAATTCCGCCTTTGCTGAAAATGGATCGGAAGCCGAAATCTATGGTCCACCGATGCCCCCCAAGAAAGCAGAACCCACGGTCGCACGAATCTGCGAATTGATTGAAGCGAGCGCCGAAAATCGCGGCATTCCAAAAGACTTCTTTGCACGGCTGATCTGGAAGGAAAGCCGTTTTGATCATCGCGCTGTCAGCCCTGTGGGCGCACAGGGCATTGCACAATTCATGCCCTATACGGCCAAAGAACGCGGTTTGGCAGACCCATTCGATATCGAACAGGCCATCCCGGCTTCAGCCAGTTTTCTCAGTGAACTGAAAGGCGCTTTCGGCAATTGGGGGCTCGCAGCTGCAGCCTATAATGCCGGGCCGACACGCGTCTCCAACTGGATGCGCTCAGGCGGCTTTCTTCCATTGGAAACCGAAGATTACGTGCTGGATCTGACTGGCGCTCCTGCCGATAACTTTGCGTCGGGCAATGAAATTACCAATCGTCCGCTTGATGCAAAACTCACCTTTACGGAAGCCTGCAAGCGTCTGCCCATCGTTAGAACAGCAACGATTCCCATGTCGCAGATCAAGCCGAAGCCATGGGGTATTCAAGTTGCCGGTAATTTCCGACGCAGCGTTGCCGTTAATCAATGGAGCAGGTTGCGTAAACAATTCTCGTCAGTACTCGCCGGGCATAACCCTGTCATCAGCCGCGTTCGCACACCGATGGCGCGACGTGGAATCTATGCGGTTCGTATCGGTGCAGATAGCCGTTCCGAGGCTGATAACATTTGCAGTAAACTTCGCGCAGTTGGTGGAGCCTGCATAGTTTTGCGTAATCGCTAA
- a CDS encoding helix-turn-helix transcriptional regulator: protein MTKPKHSRFDCSPGCAVEAAISLIDGKWKSVVLYHLLDGTLRFNELRRQIPGVTQRMLTNQLRELEEDGLIERKVYAQVPPKVEYSLSPLGRSIEPILLALKDWGDTNIERFSKQQSTQTAA, encoded by the coding sequence ATGACCAAGCCAAAGCACTCACGCTTCGATTGCAGTCCCGGCTGCGCAGTCGAGGCTGCCATCAGCCTCATCGACGGCAAATGGAAGAGTGTGGTGCTTTATCATCTTCTGGATGGAACGCTGAGGTTCAATGAATTGAGACGGCAGATACCGGGCGTTACGCAGCGTATGCTCACCAATCAGCTACGTGAGCTGGAAGAAGATGGCCTGATTGAGCGCAAGGTCTATGCGCAGGTTCCGCCCAAAGTGGAATATAGCCTCTCCCCACTTGGCCGCAGCATTGAGCCCATTCTTCTTGCGCTCAAAGACTGGGGTGACACCAATATCGAACGATTCAGCAAGCAACAGTCAACACAAACTGCGGCTTAA
- a CDS encoding protease inhibitor, which produces MLLNRISRLSLLAGALFLAGCVAEGGPDYRPPVRPGPSQPQMCPMIYAPVCGERGSSRKTFGNACQARADGYRIVGNGQCTSRPGPGSGWGGERPGRPPHQGNRPGRPGPGAGACTREYMPVCARRGNDRQTFPNRCEAERAGYRITGGGQCR; this is translated from the coding sequence ATGCTTCTAAACAGAATCAGTCGTTTGAGCCTATTGGCAGGTGCCTTGTTTCTTGCAGGTTGCGTCGCTGAAGGTGGGCCTGATTATCGGCCACCAGTCAGGCCGGGCCCATCGCAGCCGCAAATGTGCCCGATGATTTACGCGCCGGTTTGCGGTGAGCGCGGGTCTTCGCGCAAGACGTTTGGTAATGCCTGTCAGGCGCGGGCCGATGGCTATCGTATCGTCGGCAACGGGCAATGCACATCAAGGCCGGGACCTGGTTCGGGCTGGGGAGGAGAGCGGCCAGGACGCCCGCCGCATCAAGGCAACAGGCCGGGTCGTCCGGGGCCGGGTGCTGGTGCCTGCACGCGGGAATATATGCCAGTTTGCGCCCGCAGGGGTAACGACAGGCAGACATTCCCTAACCGCTGTGAAGCAGAACGCGCAGGCTATCGCATTACTGGCGGTGGTCAGTGCCGGTAA
- a CDS encoding MarR family transcriptional regulator: MNSTNDMNYISNPLTSLEADDLNVIELLFFSYRDFTADPDLILEKIGFGRAHHRVLYFINRKPGMTVAELLDVLRITKQSLSRVLKQLIDTGHVVQATGLHDRRHRKLYPTNSGRQLTLALALPQSRRIARALEESGAAEREVIERFLYNMVNPERRAQIDDFAATETAVEAS, translated from the coding sequence GTGAACTCGACGAATGATATGAACTACATAAGCAACCCTCTAACCTCTCTGGAGGCTGATGACCTCAACGTCATTGAGTTGCTGTTCTTTTCCTATCGCGATTTCACCGCCGACCCGGATCTGATCCTTGAAAAGATTGGTTTTGGACGCGCGCATCACCGTGTGCTGTATTTTATCAACCGTAAGCCCGGCATGACAGTAGCAGAGCTACTTGATGTTCTTCGTATCACCAAGCAAAGTCTGTCGCGTGTTCTCAAACAATTGATCGACACAGGTCACGTTGTTCAGGCTACCGGACTTCACGATCGCCGCCATCGCAAACTTTATCCCACGAACAGCGGACGACAACTCACACTCGCGCTTGCTCTGCCACAGTCGCGCCGCATCGCACGGGCATTGGAAGAATCCGGAGCGGCAGAACGCGAAGTTATTGAACGTTTTCTTTATAATATGGTCAATCCTGAGCGCCGCGCCCAGATCGATGATTTTGCAGCAACCGAAACGGCTGTGGAAGCATCTTAA
- a CDS encoding MBL fold metallo-hydrolase, translating into MGQLQAIIVPVTPFQQNCTILFDAETKKGVVIDPGGDLERIKEAIASQNVEVEAIWITHGHIDHAGAASELRDALGVDVIGPHKDDEFLLNSLVTTGLKYGLTEGVRNITPDRWLEEGDTVTVAGHVFDVFHCPGHAPGHVVFYNPEARFAIVGDVLFNGSVGRTDLPGGDHDALIRSIKEKLLPLGDDVGFLCGHGTGSRFGEERRNNPFLNNIGYA; encoded by the coding sequence ATGGGGCAACTTCAGGCCATAATCGTTCCGGTGACGCCATTTCAGCAGAACTGCACAATCCTTTTTGATGCGGAAACGAAAAAGGGTGTGGTGATTGATCCGGGTGGCGATCTTGAGCGCATCAAGGAAGCAATCGCTTCTCAGAATGTCGAAGTTGAAGCGATCTGGATCACGCATGGTCATATCGATCATGCTGGCGCGGCATCTGAGCTTAGAGACGCTTTGGGCGTTGATGTTATCGGCCCGCACAAGGATGATGAGTTTCTGCTCAACAGTCTGGTCACGACTGGCCTGAAATACGGTTTAACCGAAGGTGTACGAAATATAACGCCCGATCGCTGGCTCGAAGAAGGTGACACAGTCACCGTTGCTGGCCATGTGTTTGACGTTTTCCATTGCCCGGGTCACGCACCGGGTCATGTGGTTTTTTATAACCCTGAAGCGCGTTTTGCGATTGTTGGTGATGTTCTGTTTAACGGGTCTGTGGGTCGAACCGATCTTCCGGGCGGAGACCATGACGCGTTGATCCGTTCGATCAAAGAAAAGCTTTTACCGCTGGGCGACGATGTCGGCTTTCTATGCGGACATGGTACGGGAAGCCGTTTTGGTGAAGAGCGCCGCAACAATCCGTTTCTGAACAATATCGGATATGCATGA
- a CDS encoding BA14K family protein, with product MNKLLKTAILAVASIAAVSAPLAAASADSWGRRGWDRGDWNRGGWDRPYHRHRDRTGDAVAAGVIGLAAGALLGSALSQPQPTYVQPAPVYAPPPPPPAYYPAPPARSVQYRVGYEPWSRGWYQYCSDRYRSFNANTGTYRGYDGRDHFCSAN from the coding sequence ATGAACAAACTACTTAAAACAGCTATTCTGGCAGTTGCCTCGATAGCAGCAGTCTCAGCACCGCTGGCAGCGGCTTCGGCAGACTCCTGGGGCCGTCGCGGCTGGGATCGCGGCGACTGGAACCGTGGTGGATGGGATCGCCCATACCATCGTCATCGTGACCGCACGGGTGATGCTGTTGCAGCTGGTGTAATTGGCCTCGCAGCAGGCGCATTGCTCGGCAGCGCTCTGAGCCAGCCACAGCCAACGTATGTGCAGCCAGCTCCGGTTTATGCGCCGCCACCACCGCCTCCAGCCTATTATCCAGCGCCGCCAGCACGCAGCGTGCAGTATCGCGTTGGGTATGAACCATGGAGCCGTGGCTGGTATCAGTATTGCTCGGACCGCTATCGCTCGTTCAATGCAAATACCGGAACCTATCGTGGTTACGACGGTCGGGATCATTTCTGCTCAGCAAACTAA